GTCAGGTGTGGGGCGGGTCGGTCTTCGACAACTCCTACGACCGCGGGGCCACCTCGGCCTTCCAGATCGGCGTCGGCAAGGTGGTGCCCGGGTGGGACGTCGGCCTGGTCGGCGTTCCGGTGGGCAGCCGGGTGATGCTGTCCCTGCCGCCGGCCGACGGCTACGGCAGCAAGGGCAACAGCAGCGCCGGCATCACCGGCACCGACACCCTGGTCTTCGTCGTTGACATCGTCGACGCGGTCGGCGCCGCGGCCTCCGGGCAGGCCGACGCCGAGGTCCAGCCGGCCCCGGCGAACGCGCCGCAGGTCAGCGGCGATCTGGGCGGTCCGGCCACGGTGAGCGTGCCGGCCGGCACCCCGGAGCCGACGACGCCGACGGTGACCGTGCTGGCCAAGGGCACCGGGGCGCCGATCCAGCTCGGCCAGGTGCTGGTCCAGTACTCCGCGGTGACCTGGACCGGTGAGGACGCCGGGTCGACCTGGACCACCGGGGCCGCCGCCGGCGGTGGGCCGCAGGAGCTGCCGGTCGCCACCGGGGGACCGTTCGAGGGGCTGACCGGCGTGCCGCTGGGCAGCCGGGTGCTCGTGCAGATCCCGGGCCAGACCGACGCCTCCACCGGTCAGGCCCAGCCGGCCATCGCCGCGGTGGTCGACGTGCTGGTGCAGACCACGGTGACCCCGGCCACGGCGACCTCCGGATCGGCCGCGCCCAGTAGCGCGGCGAGCGGCAGCGTGGCCCCGACCAGCTGACCCGCGCCGGACCGGCCTCGGCCCCGGCCCCGACCGGGGTCGGGGCCGGCCCGGGGCTCGGCGGCGCGGCCGGGACTCACTGCCGGGCCTCACTGCCGGGACTCAGTGGAAGATCGGCACGATCAGGTAGATGCCGTACAGCGCGATCAGCCCGGCCACGCCCAGACAGGCGTAGCCGGCGACCCGGGCCAGGCCGGCGGACCGGCCCGCGCCGGTGGTGGTCTGGGCGTGGGTGAGCGCGGCCACGCCGAGTGCGAAGATGCCGACGATGGACACCGCGGCCACCACGGTGGTGACGGCGACCAGGGCCAGGGACGACCAGTCGATCTTCATGCCGCCGCCCTCATCCGATGACCTCCGGGGAGCGCGGCGTGGACTCGCCCTCGCCCGGGTTGATCACCACGTCCCGGGCGTCGTTGACGTTGTCGGCCGAGACCGGGGCCCGGCGGGAGATCGCGTAGATGGCGGCCGAGCCGGCGACCAAGCCGGCGAAGACGATGACCAGGCCCAGGGTGCCGGTGCCGGCGATCGCCGCGGAGGCGCCCCCGGCCAGCGCGGCCGCCGGCAGCGTCAGCAACCAGCCGTAGACCATCCGGCGGGCGGTGCCCCAGCGGACGTCGGCGAGCTTGCGACCCACTCCGGAACCGAGGATCGAGCCGGCACACACCTGCGTGGTGGACAGCCCGAAGCCCATGTGCGACGAGGCCAGGATCGCCGCCGCCGAGGTGGTCTCCGCGGCCAGGCCCTGCGGCGACTTGATCTCCACGATGCCCTTGCCCATCGTGCGCATGATGCGCCAGCCGCCCGAGTAGGTGCCCAGGCCGATGGCCAGGCCGGCGGTGACGATCACCCAGAACTGGGGTCCGGTGCCCGACTCCTGGTACCCGGCGGTGATCAGCACCAGGGTGATCACGCCCATCGTCTTCTGGCCGTCGGAGGTGCCGTGGGCCAGCGCGATCATCGAGCCGGACACGGTCTGCCCGCGGCGGAACCAGCCGGCGGCCGGCTCCTGATCGGCCCGGTGCAGCCACTTGTAGACCAGGAACGTGGCCAGGCCGGCGGCCAGCCCGGCCACCAGCGGCGCCATCAGCGCGGGCAGCACGATCTTGGACACGATGACCGAGAAGTTCACCCCGGCGGTGCCGGCGCCGACCAGGACCGCCCCGATCAGGCCGCCGAACAGGGCGTGCGAGGAACTCGACGGCATGCCGAACAGCCAGGTGGTCAGGTTCCACAGGATGGCGCCGACCAGCCCGGCGAAGATCATCGTCGGGGTGACCACGGCATCGTTGACGATGCCGCCCGAGATGGTCTTGGCCACCTCGGTGGACAGGAATGCGCCGATCACGTTGAGCACGGCGGCCAGCAGGACCGCGACCCGGGGGCGCAGCGCGCCGGTGGCCACCGAGGTGGCCATCGCGTTGGCGCTGTCGTGGAAGCCGTTGGTGAAGTCGAAGACGAGCGCGGTCACCACGACCAGCGTCACCACGAACAGCGTCGTCGTCATTCCCATCTTTCCTGTGTGGGGGGCGGGTGATCCATGCGCAAAGCGCGGGAAGCTTTCCGGAACGGGAGGTGTTCAAACGGGGTCGTTAGGGTGAACAGGTGACCACGCGGACAGTATCTCGGCCCGAGCGAATCCGCGACGCCGTCGGTGTCCTGGCCCGGCTGATCCTGGCCGGCGTCTTCCTGGTCTCCGGCGGGCTCAAGGCCTGG
This genomic window from Nakamurella multipartita DSM 44233 contains:
- a CDS encoding inorganic phosphate transporter translates to MTTTLFVVTLVVVTALVFDFTNGFHDSANAMATSVATGALRPRVAVLLAAVLNVIGAFLSTEVAKTISGGIVNDAVVTPTMIFAGLVGAILWNLTTWLFGMPSSSSHALFGGLIGAVLVGAGTAGVNFSVIVSKIVLPALMAPLVAGLAAGLATFLVYKWLHRADQEPAAGWFRRGQTVSGSMIALAHGTSDGQKTMGVITLVLITAGYQESGTGPQFWVIVTAGLAIGLGTYSGGWRIMRTMGKGIVEIKSPQGLAAETTSAAAILASSHMGFGLSTTQVCAGSILGSGVGRKLADVRWGTARRMVYGWLLTLPAAALAGGASAAIAGTGTLGLVIVFAGLVAGSAAIYAISRRAPVSADNVNDARDVVINPGEGESTPRSPEVIG
- a CDS encoding FKBP-type peptidyl-prolyl cis-trans isomerase, which codes for MRLRVLVLALPLAVGVLLAGCGSGSDTTSSPSASASTTAATLGPTVPAATAVAAAVPADQLPTASGAFGEKPTITFPSSYPPPSLQRVILSEGTGPVTQSGDWLITNYLGQVWGGSVFDNSYDRGATSAFQIGVGKVVPGWDVGLVGVPVGSRVMLSLPPADGYGSKGNSSAGITGTDTLVFVVDIVDAVGAAASGQADAEVQPAPANAPQVSGDLGGPATVSVPAGTPEPTTPTVTVLAKGTGAPIQLGQVLVQYSAVTWTGEDAGSTWTTGAAAGGGPQELPVATGGPFEGLTGVPLGSRVLVQIPGQTDASTGQAQPAIAAVVDVLVQTTVTPATATSGSAAPSSAASGSVAPTS